TCTCGAGAAGGAAGAAATGTGGGATTGGACTGGGAAAGTGGGACCATGCATGGTGATTTTATTGGTAATGGTATTAGAAAAAGCATGCATTTCACGTATTTCAGAAATGTTTCTTTATGCATTACATATATGTAATATGCTTGAGGAATAGTTTAGAAGTCGCTCATTCCACATACAATTTCAGTTTAGAAGGTCACTTGtccatttttgtaaaaatatcagTGCTTGTATGGTAAGTTTTTCAACTGTGGCAATCATTTTAAAATCCATGTCACATTTTCTGATAGAttaaagtttcttttttttcggGTTGATGAAATCTATAAATTTGTGTCTTCTTATGTCTTTTGAATATTCAGATACGATGTTGCACTGGGTATAAATACATTAGGAGTTAAGCATGTGATGAGCTTTGCCAAAAACTGTGTAAATCTGAAGGTGTTTGTACACGTATCAACAGGTTAGTATAAATGCATGATTAAAACTTTATCTTGCATTCAATCTTCCAAGGTGGTTGCAGTTTGTACTATATCTTACactcttgatgaaaaaaatggttATAAAATATACAGAAAATCATTCTAAAAAACCAGTATGTGCAATATGTTGAGAACTATTCGGAGAATTTCTTTGCTGTGATGTTGCAGCTTATGTATGTGGAGAAAGAGGAGGACTGATAGTAGAGGATCCACATGAGTTTGGTGTGTCACTAAATGGAGTGAGAGGACTAGACATTGAAATGGAAAAGAAGAAGGTAGAGGAGAAACTGAATGAGCTGAAAGAGGAGGGTGCCACAGAACATGATATTGAATTGGCCATGAAGGACTTGGGAAGTAAAAGGTTTGTTCCAATTCTACCACTACTCTAATGGTACCACTTTCATGTTTAACAGTTTAAATAACTACCAGAAGTTTGTCTAATTTCATGTGTATTCCAAAATATATGTGATATCTTGTAAAATTTTGCTGTCTAACATGATTAGAGCAACGAGGTATGGATGGCCAAACACGTATGTTTTCACAAAGGCAATGGGAGAAATGATTGTAGGAAGTACAAAGGGAAACATGAACGTGGTAATTGTACGTCCCACAATCATTACTAGTACTTACAGAGAACCTTTCCCTGGTTGGATCGAAGGTTTAAGGTACATCATATATATATGGTTTCAATAcgttcctttttgttttttctttccaaGAAGGTGGTACAAAGAAATGGAAACACATAGTAACACAAATTTTCTTATCTGGTGGGGAGTTTCTTTGCAGAACCATAGACAGCTTGATTGTTGcttatggtaaaggaaagttaACTTGCTTCCTTGCAGATCTTAAGGCTGTTTTTGATGTGGTATGCCAGTAACCAAACCCTTCTTTTATTGGTTTTTGTGAACCCTTAGTTGAGAAATTCAAGTTAAAGTTAGAGTCTAGGTCTCATTGAGAAAATTAAGCATCATATGACATAAATATCTTATGTGGATTGGACTATCGTTAACTTTTCtcattaatttttcttctaaaaactCATCACTCTTTTATGTAGTTCTTTTAAAAAAGGTTGATAAGTTGATAACTATATAATGTTGATGAGTTTGAGGCCATTGTTTTGGTTCAAATAAACCATGAAACAGATACCAGCAGACATGGTGGTGAATGCAATCCTGGTGAGCATGGTGGCTCATGCAAATCAACCTAGTGACATCATATACCATGTTGGTTCCTCTGTTGCAAATCCAGTGAGGTACCTTAATTTTCGAGACTACAGCGTAAGATATTTCAGGGAAAAACCATGGATAAACAAGGAAGGAAAGCCCGTCAAGGTTGGCAAAGTTACCATATTGAGCAACATCGATAGCTTCTACAGATATATGTACATTCGTTATCAGCTTCCCTTAAAGGTTACTTCAAATCCTAATTTCTCTAATTCATCCAAAGTAAACACATCATGTGAATTTTACTTGAGCTTAACAATGTTGTAATATTGTGTGCATTTGATAGGGACTGGAGCTGGTGAATGCAGCATCGTGCCATTATTTTCAGGAAATGTGTGTGGACTTCAATAGGAAGATACGCACAATCATGCGATTGGTCGAGCTTTACAAGCCTTACTTGTTCTTCAATGGGATGTAAGTTAATTATTAGAGGCCAACAGAAAACTTGTTTTGATAGTGATATTGATTATTAACTCACGATAATGCATGTTTTGTACACAGATTTGATGATTTGAACACAGAAAAGTTATTGTCAATGGCAAGAGAAGGTGGAGTAGAGACTGAATTGTTTTACTTTGACCCCAAAATTATTGATTGGGAAGACTATTTCATGAATGTTCATTTTCCTGGAATCATAAAGTATGCTTTCAAGTGATGCGTAAATACGTGAATACGTGCTTCCAGTTTCAATTTTAGCGTTTATCTTATGAAGCTTGAATTTGTTGCTTTCAAATTAGTGCTGCAGAGTTTGTAAGTGTTTGTAAGTGGGTTAGAGAATGAGTATGCTTGTTTCTTCTGTGTTTCCCTTATCTGtagtagtaaaataataataataaccagGTACTGATTAAGCCATTAAAATTTCAATACAGAAAAAACTACAGCAATTTCTAGTAAACTTTATCAGAAAGAACTCTTTAATTTCTCGTAAGAATTTCCATGAATAAACTTATAATGCAAACTCTCACaatcaaagttcaattttaaaaataattaatgttttaagtTATCTAATTGTGACTGAAAGGATACaatgttaaaattgaaaatttaggttacaaattaagttaaataattaaactaatattatatagatgcgtttgaatttttaaaaatattaacagttATGTTTCCGTTACTAAAATTccaaatttatattgaaaatggaAATATTATTAATCAACACGGTAAGGTGGAcgaatttaaattaaacttgTGCCTCATTCACGAACTTTAGACAAACAACAACATATTatgctaattaattatatttaggtttccaacattatatttaaaattttcaattttagctTTATCAATTTTGAAAACGTAACTATCAATAGTATTCAACACTTTGCGTGTGTATGTATCATCATACTATATTTTTTGGGACATGGGAAAAAACTCTTctaatttgaattatattatcaATGTTCCATGAAAACACGCTACCAATTGAAGTAATTTTCTATACAATTACTCCGGCAAAATGTCaaataatagtaaaagaaaattaatttatgctaATTAAGTTAGTGATCATcgtttaatataaaaaaaaagaaaaaaaaaagtataattgttGAACGTTTAGTTCTTGAACAAAAAATACCAACTTCATATTTGGACTAGTTGATGATGTTTCATTCATTCAGTATGGTCCAGCAACAGGTGTATCAGCCactaactaactaactctttGGAACCATGACCGAAACCCCGCACCACCTTAGATACTTACAACAATGGGATTAAACGGCAACTAATGCATTTTTAGATTCCACTTGTTTAGggttgaaaatatattttttcaattagcTTAAAATCATTTGCAGAAGCTCAATAACCACGACAAAGTTTGCTAAGGACAAGTCAAAGAAAGAGCCTGCCCATGGAAAGATTTATCATGAAGGAGGAGacctctcttttcttttaccaCTGATGGTAGTGGCATTGTTTTCATCGACTTGGGAATCCAAGCAGCTACTTGCACCATTAGAAACAGTAGCGACAGGATCATCACCACTTGGCCGGGTAATGCAGAGCCA
This region of Vigna unguiculata cultivar IT97K-499-35 chromosome 5, ASM411807v1, whole genome shotgun sequence genomic DNA includes:
- the LOC114183689 gene encoding fatty acyl-CoA reductase 3-like, with protein sequence MELGSIIHFFQDKTILVTGATGFLAKIFVEKILRVQPNVKKLYLLLRVKDTESATQRLDNEIIGKDLFRLLKEKLGTRFSSFVSEKLTVVAGDISHEDLNLKNSILREEICNQTDVIVNLAATTNFDERYDVALGINTLGVKHVMSFAKNCVNLKVFVHVSTAYVCGERGGLIVEDPHEFGVSLNGVRGLDIEMEKKKVEEKLNELKEEGATEHDIELAMKDLGSKRATRYGWPNTYVFTKAMGEMIVGSTKGNMNVVIVRPTIITSTYREPFPGWIEGLRTIDSLIVAYGKGKLTCFLADLKAVFDVIPADMVVNAILVSMVAHANQPSDIIYHVGSSVANPVRYLNFRDYSVRYFREKPWINKEGKPVKVGKVTILSNIDSFYRYMYIRYQLPLKGLELVNAASCHYFQEMCVDFNRKIRTIMRLVELYKPYLFFNGIFDDLNTEKLLSMAREGGVETELFYFDPKIIDWEDYFMNVHFPGIIKYAFK